The stretch of DNA TAATAAATTATCCGTAAACACAAAATAGTCCGTCATTCTGCGTAGAATTTTCAGAAGTATGATACGCATTACATGTCTTGCGAACCAAAAGGTTCAACGTCGATGTGTTAACAACTTGTCCATGAGCCCATGAACCACGGATGTCGTGGAAGATTGCTTTGGCCCTGATTGTGAACCTGAATGCTGGGAAGCAGGTACCGGCTGTGGCTGATGAATGTAGGGCGCGGGTGACCAACTGACGGGTGGGAAGCTTGAAGTTGATCCCAAGTTAGGAGGTCCTCCAGAGTACGATGTAGAGGGACCATGGGAGCTGGAGGAGGGTCCTGCGCCTCCATAAGGTTGGGGAAATGAAGGGGCTGGGGGTCTTGACGCTTGTGAATTTGTCGGACGTGCAGAGGAATTTGGAGGCGGTGGAGGCGGTGCGGAGTAAATAGAAGGATTGTTGATTTGCGAAGGCGATGGGGATGGCTGGTTAGGGTGAACTTGATGTGCGTGTACATGCTGGTTAGGTGATGAAGCTTTTCTTGGCCGATATAATTTATTACCAGAAGGTTTGCTAGGTGGGGGTCCAGGAGCAGTCAAAGTAGGCGCAGGTGGTGCAGATCTTGCAGGTTTGATAGTAGATGATCCTACGTGGTTTCATAGAAGGAGGAAACATAAAGTATCGATTAATCATGATGAAGTCGTGGAGTCGAAGGGGTATCACCACCAACCCTGTTTATCCTCTTTCCTCCGCGTATCCTTGCTTGGTTTATCCTTTGTGTGCCCTTTAGGCTGGAGTTCGGGCATAGATATCTTACTCAGATGGACGGTAAGATTCTTGGGAGGGGCATATTTGTTTTTGGGTTCGTCATCGAGGTTGATGCGTCTAGGACCTTTCCTCTGTTCCTCTGTATCGTAAAGAACATATTGAtgcaattcttcttcttccgatAATCCTAGATTGTGTAGGCAATGAGTATGATGTGTTAGAAAAGTATGCAGCCACCAACCCGCTTTGTGTCGTATTCGCTTGGTCTCTTCAACAACCTGGAGAACCTTGGGAACATACTCAGCTTCGGAGGATTTTACGGTAATAAATAACATCGCATCGTCCTAGAAATTCATTTCAATCATTGCTAGTCGAGGGTGCTTCCTGGAAGAGCACAGTACCTGAAGCAAAGTATTACAATATTCAGCATAGTCTTGTAAAGTGCCTTCTTCGCTTATGATGATCTCATTATATTCgcctttcattgcctgtatCTCTGCAATTCTATCTATACCTGTTTTtggtgcaggcttaggaggcGGGGGTGGGGGAGGTGCAGCTCCCGATGGAACATTGGAACCCGTGGACTGAGTAGATCTAGGCGACAAGTTGTTTGAGGCGGTCGATACGTTGCCCTCTGGGTTATGTATCGCCTCATTGGAATCATGGAAGGTCATCAACGCAGTCAGGATAACAATTTCGAGGCCTTTACGGTCGTTGATATCAAATCTAGAGAAGCATGAAGAGTTTGGCGATATAACATATTGCGTATCAGGAGATAACTCACCGATTCAAGTTATAGTCTAATATCTGGACAGATGTCGTTTTGAGCCTGCCGGCAGGTTCTTTCGTCACTGCAACTATCACTGGTGGATCAGGTTTACGAATCATGTAACATTCTTCTCGTTTCCACTCGTATTCGTGGCTATAGTCAATATCAGCCCTGACCAATACGGTCGACAATGTGATTTGGTGCTCACTCTTCCCATTGAAATCCCCAACGAAACGATAACGTTCCGGTATATTTTAGCTCCACCACCGATGTAGGGTTACACAATTCCAATGTTTTGACCTTACTTGTAGGCGAAGGTGCACTAGCTGTTGCAAGTAAGGATTCGGACATGGGATCTATATTCATTGACTGAGTAAGAATAATTAACAACGCGAGCATAGGTCGCACCGTACACCTCGATCTTGTATTCCGAGCCTGGTACCCGCTGTTTGCGATAGTGAATTGTTCCTGATGGATCTATGAGGTCAATGACAGTCGCATTATCCTTGTGTTGAGTGAAATTGAGTGTGAAAAGATTTTTATCCAAGCTCATGGTATGTTATGGTGGGGTATATGAGGTAGAATATTGGTGCGGACAAGTTGTGGACGGTGTGTAAGTTATATTGTGCATAGCCCTGGCCGCAGCCTGGGCGTCAACTTCAAAATTCGTTTGTGACATGAACGTGATCATTGAACTCTGCCGCGGTCCACCACAGCCGCCACTGCCACCACCACAGCCTCTTGAGTCGTATCGGTGCCTTCAGCATTAGCGACTTTAAGCGCATCTTGATTTTACACACTCTAAAAAACGGTGACCTTCAGGTCGATAGCGAAGATTTCTGGATTTCCTGTCGTATTTGATTTAGAGCGACAAACCCACCAACTTCGGCAAAATGATTGTTGCATCCGATACAGATCCAACCTTACTGGTAAACGAATGAAATTGTTACAGAATATGGATACTACTTTCGTACATGTGAATCCAAAGGTGCTTTTGTATTCCCGAATGATTTTCGAGCAGATGATGTGCAACGACAGACGTAGAGGATTGTGCAAATAACACGACTCCTGGATGGATTCACCTTGTGCTCATTGTATAATTCTGCTTGAGGCGTTGTCGACATAGTTGAGACGACCCGACAACATTTAATTTTGTGTCAAGTATATAAACCTACCGGCCGTCAATGAGCGATTCTTGGAAACGCAACAACTAAATAACAAGCACATAAGAGGATTAATTATATTTTGGGAACAGTAAATCAGAGAGGGAGGTAACAGATAATCTATAAAGTCTGTGTTAGAAGTAACATAGTAAAACAGTGTTTCCCAGTGCGCATGTCTATTGCAAGTGTCAGGGATCCTTGAAAGTCAAACTGAGATGCAAACACTCACAACATTAAATATTTGGGGTAATCCCGTcatttcatcatcattaaCCGCTTACTTTCCTCCAGTGGTACCCATGCCCATGGAGGCCTTGAAGGAATCATAAATCCACCATTGGAAGCCAGTGAGTGTACCGATCATAATAACACGAGTACCCAGGCCCTGTGTAGCGAGTTTGACGAATCCGACCTCATTGGCAATCTGTCCAAGTGATTTTCCCTTGTTGGCAGCCTTGCCGAGCTGTGAAACAAGAGAGTCCGCAGGGTGAGAGACGACGGCACAGACGACACCAGCAAGGTATCCAGATGCGAATGTAATGCCCAGCTGGGTTCCTTTGTTGTATGTTTCCTTGGGTTCAGTGAACACATGCGTATAGAAAAGCTGGACAATCTtttcaaagcagaaaaaCTTGGCCATGGTATATGGAATCTGTGTGTACATGAATGTGTTAATACTCAACTTGATTGTTGATGAACAAAATTAATTTACCTGACGAGACCAAAGAGGAACAAGAGAACCGAATGGGTATCGGGTTTCAAGCTTGGTACGTTGCATTTCTCTCAAGGCGGCAACAAAAGGGATAGGAAAGGTACCAGTTGGGCTGGTCTGAATTTTGACTTTGGTCATCTCGAGTGGGCACAGGGCGATATCAGCGAAGACTTCTGCGGAAGCAGAACCCACTAGCCAAATAGCGGGTTTATATTTCTCGGAAAGCTCCTCTCCGGCCAGATTCATGTAGAAATCTTTGAAGATTTCATAAAGACCATATTTGAACATTCCTTGGAGCGAATACCCGACCAAAGTGGGTCCAAAACCCTTCAAAACACCTTTGGAACCTTCTTCGGCCACGAGAGTCCTCAGAGATGGGACAAGGCCGTTGTATTTTTTAGGGTCCACCTATTACAGCCAATTGTATACGACAAGATAGAAAACTGAATGAGATTCATAATTTACCTGCATGTTACATTTGGCAACATCAAGAGGAGTGATGGCTGCATGTGTGATACCACAGGCCAAGGCACCTCCTAACAAGGCTTTTGCGTAGTAAGAGGAATCATGGGGGACAGGGCCAGCGAATCTGCAGCAGAACGTTGGAAAAGATCGGGAGAAACAGGACTGCACTTCATTTACCTGGCATCCCATTTCGTAGCAGACATGGCAAGCAGACAGGCAATCTAACAAGTCTATGCACTGAAATgaaaattgaagttaacaGTAGGTCCTATGGGACCAAGTTTTGGGAGCCTCGAGTAGGTAGGGAAATGTAgggaagaaggatggatgcCAGATGTACGATGCGAGGTCAAAGCTCGGGGTTGGTTCGGAACGCTGACTAATGACATTGGTGAGATTTCCGGCCCTGACCATCCCAGCGATGACATGAACAAAAATGCGAATGACACGGTCATGCTCAAAGGGGACACTGCGTGCTTACGATGACGTCGATTAATAGTTCACGTACGCAAGACAGATGAGAAGCAGAAAGAGATTATCGTTTAACAGAGCGATCATGCCGGGGCCACCATGGAAGTTGAACACTCAGCTCAAGGAATCTTTTTGATTATAAGATTGAGGATATCGTAGAGGGACATGCAATTCTATATGATAGATGGTAAGATAAAACCCAGTAATAGAAGGCAATAAGTAAGTCTAGAGTCCCTTCATCACGATGAGCATTTATCTACTCCCAGACTTATTCGATGCATAAGCAATAAGCAGACAAGACAGTAAGATAGATACTCACATCATTGGGTAACAAAAGTTCCGTTTACTTTCCACCAGTGGTGCCCATACCCATGGCAGCCTTGAATGAATCATAGATCCACCATTGGAAGCCAGTGAGAGTACCAATCATGATAACACGAGTACCGAGACCCTTTGTGGCGAGACCAACGTAGCCAACCTCTCCGACGATCTGACCAATAGACTTGCCCTTGTTGCTGGCCTTTCCGAGTTGAGAGACGAGGGAATCAGCGGGGTGGGAGACGATAGCGCAAACAACACCGGCGAGGTAACCAGAAGCGAATGTGACTCCGAGCTGAGTGCCCTTGTTATAGGTTTCCTTGGGCTCGGTGAAGACATGAGTGTAGAAGAGCTGGACGATCttttcgaagaagaagaacttgGCCATGGTGTAAGGAATCtagaagaagcagaaaaaagtTAGCAACTGTCGATGACCGCAAATTGGGAACGCATACTTGACGGGACCAAAGAGGAACGAGGGAGCCGAAGGGGAAGCGGGTCTCGAGCTTGGTGCGGTTCATCTCCTTGATAGCGGCGCCGAACGAGGTGGGGAAAGTACCGTTAGCACTGGTCTGAATCTTGACCTTGGCCATCTCAAGAGGGCAGAGAGCGATATCAGCGAAGACTTCAGCAGAGGCGGAACCAGCCAACCAGATAGCGGGTTTGTACTTGTTAGAAAGCTCCTCGCCGGCCAAGTTCATGTAGTAATCCTTGAAGACTTCGTAGAGACCATACTTGAACATTCCCTGGAGAGAGTAGCCGACGAAAGTAGGACCGAAACCCTTCCAGATTCCTTTGGAACCTTCCTCGGCGACGAGGGTCTTGAGGGAAGGAATAAGACCGTTGTATTTTTGGGGGTTGACCTGGTGAAGAGAAACTTGAGAACGGGGCCCAAAAATGTGTGTTGATAGATGGATTACCTGCATGTTGCACTTGGCAACATCAAGAGGGGTGATGCCGGCGTGTGTCACACCGCAGGCGAGGACACCACCAAGCATACACTTGGAGTAGTAGGCAAGGTCGTGGGGCACAGGCCCGAGATTTCTGGTTCACGGGTGGttagaaggagaagaggaagactgTACTAGGAAAAAGGAAATACCTAGCGTCCCACTTGACTGCAGACATGGTATAATGGACCGATAGACAAGTCTAGGAAAGTCTATGGGATGGAGCCTGTCCTTAGGatggaggaaggaggagaaaaggaaTAAAGTGTGCCAGCACTGATTTGCGAAAACTTGTTCAAGCCGGCTCTTCCCGGGCTGGGCCGAGCCAATCAGAAGCGATCCGAGCGGAGGAAGGAGCTCTTGTAATATTTCTATGAGcaaagtcaatttcaagtcgcTCTGTCACGGATTTTGTATTCTCTTATAAATAAGCTCCCACCAGAATGCATCCTTCACATCTCACCAGCATCCCAATGGCTCCTGTCGCCCTCTCTCCTCCCCACAAATCCACCTCTACTAATGGAATCCACAAGCCATCTCTGCCATGGCGTCCTACAGAGGTGGTCGACCCTCCAAAACGCTCGTCTTTCGCTTTCGACTCCATGGACTCGGCCCTAGCCGCTTTCGCTGCAGGTGAATTCCTGGTGGTCATGGACGACGAAAACCGCGAGAACGAGGGCGATCTCATCATATCTGCTGCCCAGTGCACTACAGAGAAGATGGCCTGGATGATCAAACATACAAGGTCTGTACTTGCCTAACTCCGCGCCCCCAGTCGGAGCACTCCAACTCGGCGTCTACAATCTTTCCATTACCAAGTTCCGGCTAACACGTGAAATCACGTCCCCCCTTTTTTGCGCGTAGTGGTTACATCTGTATAGCTCTGCCTGGAGAGCGCCTCGAGGCCCTGGATATCCCAATGATGGTCCCCGACAACCAGGACAGACATCGGACAGCCTACACAGTCACTGTCGACTATAAGCATGGTGAGAAATTTATTAGCATTTGCCTCTCATACTGTTTATTCTTATCCCTTCCTTTTCCAGGTACTACCACCGGCATCTCCGCTCATGACCGCAGCCTGACTGCCCGCGCACTTGCCTCTCCATCTTCGCTTCCCAGTGACTTCAGCCGACCAGGCCACATGGTACCACTACGGGCTCGAGAAGGCGGCGTTCTGACACGCAAAGGACACACGGAAAGCAGCGTGGATCTTTGCCTTCTAACAGGTCAACCACCTGCAGGTGTTCTCTGTGAACTCGTGAACGATGATGCGCAAGGAACGATGGCTAGGCGCGACGACTGCCGTGCTTTTGCTGATCGGTGGGGCCTCAAAATGATCAGTGTCGAAATGTTGGCCCAGTATAAAAGACTGCATCCACCATCAAGTGGACAGGCATAATCAATCGCTTTGTACATTAGATCCTCTCGACGAGGTATGTTTAAAGGACAGTTTGGATGGTCGTATATAGGTTATTTTACAGGTATTTAAGGTTGGAAGTGGGTGTATGATATATCAAAATATCATTATTGTAATT from Psilocybe cubensis strain MGC-MH-2018 chromosome 7, whole genome shotgun sequence encodes:
- a CDS encoding Mitochondrial phosphate carrier protein 3, mitochondrial — protein: MSATKWDARFAGPVPHDSSYYAKALLGGALACGITHAAITPLDVAKCNMQVDPKKYNGLVPSLRTLVAEEGSKGVLKGFGPTLVGYSLQGMFKYGLYEIFKDFYMNLAGEELSEKYKPAIWLVGSASAEVFADIALCPLEMTKVKIQTSPTGTFPIPFVAALREMQRTKLETRYPFGSLVPLWSRQIPYTMAKFFCFEKIVQLFYTHVFTEPKETYNKGTQLGITFASGYLAGVVCAVVSHPADSLVSQLGKAANKGKSLGQIANEVGFVKLATQGLGTRVIMIGTLTGFQWWIYDSFKASMGMGTTGGK
- a CDS encoding Mitochondrial phosphate carrier protein 3, mitochondrial, with the translated sequence MSAVKWDARNLGPVPHDLAYYSKCMLGGVLACGVTHAGITPLDVAKCNMQVNPQKYNGLIPSLKTLVAEEGSKGIWKGFGPTFVGYSLQGMFKYGLYEVFKDYYMNLAGEELSNKYKPAIWLAGSASAEVFADIALCPLEMAKVKIQTSANGTFPTSFGAAIKEMNRTKLETRFPFGSLVPLWSRQIPYTMAKFFFFEKIVQLFYTHVFTEPKETYNKGTQLGVTFASGYLAGVVCAIVSHPADSLVSQLGKASNKGKSIGQIVGEVGYVGLATKGLGTRVIMIGTLTGFQWWIYDSFKAAMGMGTTGGK
- a CDS encoding 3,4-dihydroxy-2-butanone 4-phosphate synthase; translated protein: MHPSHLTSIPMAPVALSPPHKSTSTNGIHKPSLPWRPTEVVDPPKRSSFAFDSMDSALAAFAAGEFLVVMDDENRENEGDLIISAAQCTTEKMAWMIKHTSGYICIALPGERLEALDIPMMVPDNQDRHRTAYTVTVDYKHGTTTGISAHDRSLTARALASPSSLPSDFSRPGHMVPLRAREGGVLTRKGHTESSVDLCLLTGQPPAGVLCELVNDDAQGTMARRDDCRAFADRWGLKMISVEMLAQYKRLHPPSSGQA